The following DNA comes from Anastrepha obliqua isolate idAnaObli1 chromosome 1, idAnaObli1_1.0, whole genome shotgun sequence.
aacttacagttgcggtaactttaaataaaaagaaagaaacaaatgtcaaacttaaaaattctcgcattttgggtataaaaagcactaaatttattgcgaagagtaaatggttggcaacactgcacaactcagctaatgtgatgtcacgcactctctgatcgGCGCAAtcctgtttctatcattcttgtgtaCATACGCCGTAAGTTAGCTATGAGCGCGCGATAAACGCTTTTCAcaaagcgtcgattttcgtaatttcGTTGCatgatttgtaaaaattgttgaggcgtaaggctttgcatgatgaaatttcaatgaatactgaaaaaaatatatttttaatttgacagtagtcatgcgtgatctgtcaaaaaatacctattgaaaaaagtaccaCCAATCTGTTCACtcgaacaaggaaaaaaacataCTTTTACCAAGAGTTGCAATTCGTGGTAGTTATTCCAGTTATGCCTTTAATGTTACATTGGAGTGCTTTAgtaattattaaatgaaaaaatatgacaAAGAGAGAACGAACTGAAAGAGTGTgaccaaaataaacaaagcaGTGTTCATCTGTATGGTACATataacatatatgtaagtagtgcattatttttgctttgtgtAGTAGTTGATCGATAATTGCTAAAttacgttttgtgtttttgtttgtttattctttaTCTGGTGGCATTGAGTAGTCGTCGGCGACAGGTAAAGAGTTGGTAAGTGAGTAAGCGTTCATTTCGCCTAGGTTGCTGATAGGAGAGAAGTCAAGAGAGTAGGCAATTTTTTGTACTGGTGTTATTGCACAAAAAGGAATGTTGTGGATTAATAGCTTGGTTGTGGTATTGGTTTTGCGATTGAGCGGGTATCGATTGTAAAGTAAGATATTGGATGAAGATTGGGTGTTTTCTATAATATCATATTTTGTGGCTGAATGCTGTTTAGttcaattttgttatttgaattCGAAGCGATCGAAGCTAACGAACGAGAATTTAGAGTAATTGTTTTGTCAGCAATTGACAGCTCCTACGACGTACGGGGTTTGAGTTGTATTGCCCAACACGAACATTTCGCCAAGCAATGCCCAATTTGTTTGGTGGTATGAAAGAGTTCGAATGTTAGTAATTATACGCCAAtaggaaacattttttcgtTGCTAGctctttttttggaatttgtacACAGCTACTACTCCTTGTGGGCTACGTTCACTCAGAATATCTTCATCCGGAACGTCGATTGGGAATGTTGCTGATAGTGTCGCTTTGCTCTCGTTAACATTTTCGTGATATTTTGCTTTTACGCGACATTAGCCAGGAATTTCTTTTAGAGAGAGAAATCTTTCAGCAATGCTTTtgttgtaggtaggtaggtaaaatggctaCAATACCACAGTACCACAgtccataatgtggaccactacctgtacAAAGAAACAtgtttgggaagagaaaaccttctacagccatccagtgttgttgatgtagtggaggagagaaaagagatctaggctggagaatttcttcgagtcatccccaaagggcacgctaaggaatctcaagcgcctagccgccagagccggacatttgcagagaaagtgctcaacagtctctttctctgcaggacccccacagcttctgcaataggggttataCGGAattcaagcttctccgcatgagtaccgatcacccaatgaccagtgaacaccgcaatgagtttggaaatttaacggcgggggattcccatcaccttaagcgttctgtttcgtattggggccatagtgttttcgaaatagcatacgatgagacagaccttcATCTGTCttgagctttttttagaaagaaattgtgtgatTTCCCCTTAACAACGGACAGAGGGACATCGATGTCTGagagggggacagctgaaaccggttcggtcgaccccttcctggcaagctcatcggcaatttcatttccctctataacAGAGGTAAatatatccgtgccgactctcccctctgTCCAGTCTTatctgctcggaaagatagccctagcacaaccctcaaatcccagtttgcggatggagagatcagtgcgaagaacacAGAAGGAaagggagatctgcttcaagatacTACTATGCCTAtgtctccttcaacctaatagcgctctgagcagcaatggatttaactacagatccacaggaagtaagtgcagaataacgttgagcgcagcagtgggacacgttctacaagcaccagagatgcccacacatgcagtctCTGCACTgcctctagtttagtggtgttgtagctcttctgaagagctacccaccaaactaggcaatcatatgtcaaaattggcagaaccactaagttgtatatccaaaagtacgacacgtggcttgagaccccattttttggagaacatagatttacaggcgtagaaggctataccgGCTTTTGTTGTtcactaataataaaaagttactGTCGCGGAGTTCTGAATCTATGTATTTGGAATTCTTTAGTCACAGCGTGAATAGATTTATGAGCCGCAAAGCAAgagtagagagagagagacttaTTTTTGTTGACAGATTTCAAAACTATGAATTCAGGATTTGCTTTATTGGTGGGCGGAAGCTCAGGTAAACTAATGAAAATGCCTCTTCTTTTCGTCAAGCGTTGGCAAGTGGCAAAAAGCGCGCTGGAAAAGAACTGCCCCAAATcacatttgtttataaaattgtgAGCTATACCAATTGAATGAGATATAGCCATACAGcgacgaatcttgctcgataactttgcaaatttttcgacaAGTGAGCGATCAGcaaagtggcgaatagaagagaccTAAAGGAATATTcaggacttttttttttgttttttccttttccattttCTATCCTTGTGCTATCGGCTAGCAATGCGAACCGATTAGCGCCGATTAGCGATGGCCCAGGGCCACGGTTTTAGCACCCAAACAATTAGGTATTGGATCTAAATGTAAATAGAAGAAATCGCTTGATGGAAAGCGAGGAATGTCCAAATGAAAAACCACGTCGACTATGCAGATGGCGAAAAGCCAGATAGTCGGAGACTAAGCTTGGGAGCTTCAATTCACATCTAAGTTAAAAACGCGCCAGATAATGTCTCTttaattactaaataaaattttatcattgTGTTTCAAATCGCTCAACTGCCATTGATTTTAAACTATCGAAGTAGCGATAAGTCATAACTGGCGAGCCTTTCGCAACCCTGGCTCTAATCCAATTATACTCAcgaaagtttattattttaaaatttaccaaTAATGGTTAGATGCCACTTACCTAAAGGAATATTGACACCGTTGGGATGGGGTAGTGGCTTTCGTCCAACTACCGAAATGGGCAATACTGCACCCGAAGTGGAGGATGGTGATGGTGACGATGTGTCACTAGAGCCTTCTAGCGATTGTGCCGGTGTGGGTACTGTTGTCATATGATGTTCCGGTGGTGGAGCTGAGACAGGTACAGAGGTGATGGTCGGTACTGTGCCACCTACCATACCGCCACCACCACCTCCGCTGCCATGTTCGGTCTGTGGCGGAGATCGGATTGCTGTCGAAATATGATGATGTGCTGCAGCGGCAGCAGCGGCAGCCGCGGCAGTCGCATGATGATTCTGGTTcaagtgatgatgatgatgtaaaTGATGATGATTGAGCAGAGCTGTGGGCGCATGAACGACTGGCGGCACCTCGTGCATCTGCAAAACGCGTTGCTCATCCTGGGCTTGGGCGCGTCGCAATGCTGTCTGTAGCGCCATAACGCGTTGCCGATCGGCGGTTAGGCGACATTTTTCGCAAGTGCAATACCGGAACTTACAATAGCGTTTGTGTCCTTTCAATGTGATTTTTAGTCCATGATTACGGCATCTGGCACAATTAGGAGGGGTTCGGGGCGAGATCGAACTGCCGCTGCTGCTGGAGGCGCCACCACAAACGTCTGCCTTTGAATCGAGCATGTCCGAATCGGACATTGTGTCGCTATTCCAATTATCCTCAGAAACCATTAAAGAACAGCTAAAGCCCTGACTCACTGTGCGTGCGTTAATGGCGCGCGCTTGCGGTAACGACGGCCAAATGTAAACAGAAATGGCGATGCTCCGATgcgcacttcaaatttttatatagatGATATAGAACTCTTGCGACTTTAGGTGTAAGATTTCAATCGAAATACGAAAAGATTTGATTTCAAAGAATTCTTGGCATTGTTTTTAAGGCTCCAGCGTAGGGAGTTTCTTTATTTGCTAGGTCCGCAACTATAATATTGTGTTTAGAAATAGCTTTGAATGCAATATTCGGTGTCAAATTGAAgtgcaaattttgttaaaaagtttttgtgtttgttgttttagCAATTTTAGtatgcaatttttcaaattttttttcagataagTAGGAAAAacgattaattttttaaaacttatttatcttttgcatatatgtacatatatgcgtatgtatgtatgtatttacgcgCACAATCACGCCCAAAATCTGTTATATTTACAAATTCCCTAACTCACTGCAGAAATCcacttacatacaaatttttgcaGAGAATTATTGGATTATTCACTTAGATTCTGCTGCTAGAAGcgacttatttttcttttgttttttaatgttggTTGAATATCTTTGTGCGCGAGCTTTTGGAACTATTCGTGGAAAATAcactattttttatgcaaatattatttggtctatttgaatttcaaaaagcaACTTTTCCATTTACGACGTTAATTTAAGATGTATGCACTTTGAACGCTGATGCTCCACAGATTTGTTTGGGTTCAAAAACTATGTATTTCCGCGCGGTGCTTTTACAATCAAAGCTGTGTCGTTATGGCACTAATTTTATCCGTCGTTAGTAATTGATTACCTAAGGTACTTTAATATTTATCTGAAAATGGATAAGAAAATAGTAATCATGAAAAAatgatttacattttatttaaattaattaataaaggcgaacaaacatttttataaatttaattaattaataaatacgaacaagcaaatttatttaataatttatataaaaaataaaataaataattcacgcG
Coding sequences within:
- the LOC129245310 gene encoding protein doublesex is translated as MVSEDNWNSDTMSDSDMLDSKADVCGGASSSSGSSISPRTPPNCARCRNHGLKITLKGHKRYCKFRYCTCEKCRLTADRQRVMALQTALRRAQAQDEQRVLQMHEVPPVVHAPTALLNHHHLHHHHHLNQNHHATAAAAAAAAAAHHHISTAIRSPPQTEHGSGGGGGGMVGGTVPTITSVPVSAPPPEHHMTTVPTPAQSLEGSSDTSSPSPSSTSGAVLPISVVGRKPLPHPNGVNIPLVQKIAYSLDFSPISNLGEMNAYSLTNSLPVADDYSMPPDKE